From the Theobroma cacao cultivar B97-61/B2 chromosome 2, Criollo_cocoa_genome_V2, whole genome shotgun sequence genome, one window contains:
- the LOC18608003 gene encoding reticulon-like protein B11: MGDSNPIPRLSVHQALGGGPVADVLLWRKWCGGVVMLASATTLWYLFERAGYNFLSFVANVLLLLVVILFFWAKSASLLNRPLPPLPNLEISEKTVGKVADELQVWINYALSIAHDIAIGRNLKLFLEVAVGLWLLSYIGSLFNFLTLVYIGVILSLSVPLVYDKYQHHINEKLSVTHRIIQMQYRKIDETVLRKLPLPSNKEKKME, from the exons ATGGGAGATTCCAATCCTATACCTCGCCTATCAGTTCATCAAGCTCTTGGTGGTGGCCCAG TTGCTGATGTGCTATTGTGGAGAAAATGGTGTGGTGGAGTTGTGATGCTAGCCTCTGCAACGACGTTGTGGTACCTATTTGAAAGAGCTGGTTATAATTTCTTGTCTTTTGTGGCCAATGTTTTATTGCTCCTTGTTGTTATTCTCTTCTTCTGGGCCAAATCTGCTTCCCTTCTCAACAG ACCTTTGCCGCCCCTTCCTAATTTGGAAATTTCTGAGAAGACTGTTGGGAAGGTTGCTGATGAGTTACAAGTGTGGATCAATTATGCATTGTCGATTGCACATGACATTGCCATTGGCAGaaatttgaaactttttcTTGAG GTTGCTGTTGGCTTGTGGTTATTATCATATATTGGTAGCCTCTTCAACTTCCTCACTCTGGTCTATATTG GAGTTATTCTTAGTCTATCAGTACCTCTGGTATATGATAAGTACCAGCACCACATCAATGAGAAGCTTTCTGTAACACACagaatcattcaaatgcagTACAGGAAAATTGATGAAACAGTACTAAGGAAGCTTCCATTGCCCtcaaacaaggaaaagaagatgGAGTAG
- the LOC18608001 gene encoding protein TIC 21, chloroplastic — translation MQTLLLPATRSGICAVAIGPLPPHRHRPPPSLSRPNFLTSLETQIPKPLLSPLASYDPLNVKRSKLFLSRVSSSPVSPSFTSPNDDTEKAKLAQVSKRLESTSRYFKRLGNLGFWGQLVCTVVSAVILSFSVVITGKITSPATFYATAGGIVAAFISIFWSFGYIRLSEKLKRTANDPSKAPPRADVVKSLKNGIVLNLLGMGAAILGMQATVGLLVAKALTSSTNPYYQGVSPGYSPVLALDVFLVQASANTILSHFLGLVFSLELLRSVTLPQSESIPIPRVA, via the exons ATGCAAACACTCTTGCTGCCGGCAACTCGCTCCGGCATTTGTGCGGTGGCGATTGGTCCCCTTCCCCCTCACCGTCACCGACCACCGCCCTCTCTCTCCCGCCCAAATTTTCTCACTTCACTCGAGACTCAGATACCAAAGCCTCTCTTGTCCCCCTTAGCTTCCTACGATCCTCTCAATGTTAAAAGATCTAAGCTTTTTTTGAGCAGAGTCTCTTCTTCCCCAGTTTCACCTAGTTTTACCTCTCCTAATGATGATACTGAGAAGGCAAAGCTCGCTCAG GTTTCGAAGAGGTTAGAGAGCACGTCGAGGTACTTTAAGCGATTGGGCAATTTAGGCTTTTGGGGACAGCTAGTATGCACTGTGGTGTCAGCTGTGATACTTTCATTTTCTGTTGTTATTACTGGGAAAATAACATCACCTGCTACCTTTTATGCTACTGCCGGTGGAATTGTGGCAGCGTTCATATCCATTTTTTGGTCGTTTGGGTATATTCGGCTTTCTGAGAAACTCAAGAGAACTGCTAATGATCCTTCAAAG GCTCCTCCTCGTGCTGATGTTGTGAAAAGCCTGAAAAATGGCATAGTTCTGAATCTTCTGGGAATGGGTGCTGCTATTCTTGGCATGCAAGCAACAGTGGGCTTGCTAGTTGCTAAGGCTCTTACTTCCTCCACAAATCCTTACTACCAAGGAGTTTCTCCTGGCTATAGTCCAGTCCTTGCATTGGATGTATTCTTGGTGCAG GCATCAGCTAACACTATCCTTTCCCATTTTCTGGGGCTTGTGTTCTCACTGGAACTGTTGCGCTCAGTGACTTTACCTCAATCAGAAAGTATTCCGATTCCCAGGGTTGCATAA